Proteins co-encoded in one Kribbella solani genomic window:
- a CDS encoding alpha/beta hydrolase, whose translation MVFRLGDTGHAFAGVRLWQELGLPAEVLEFKPVDFGWELRLPRPSVWRMEYLFDIADLGMRTDPTNPRVVGGAFGDHSWLPMPGYVEPAWIAVPPIASTLAPLTVDSPVGPVDVHIWAPEGIAPTFELPLLLAHDGPEFAAYAGLTHYAGAMITDGNLPPFRLALVHPTSRNLWYAANPQYAEALTQYVVPAVQRQYASRRPVMMGASLGALAALHAEWQYPGTFAGLFVQSGSFFTPETDPQESRFEYFAQVSGFVAEMLTATTAPSTPLVGMTAGTTEENVHNNRVLAARLAELGLSVTLNETPDMHNFTAWRDVLDPELTELLRQTWGGADGTSAGRVGGAGA comes from the coding sequence GTGGTGTTTCGCCTTGGTGACACCGGGCATGCGTTTGCCGGGGTGCGGTTGTGGCAGGAGCTCGGGTTGCCGGCCGAGGTGCTGGAGTTCAAGCCGGTCGACTTCGGCTGGGAGTTGCGGTTACCCCGACCCTCGGTGTGGCGGATGGAGTACCTGTTCGACATCGCCGACCTCGGAATGCGGACCGATCCAACCAATCCACGCGTAGTCGGCGGCGCATTCGGCGACCACTCCTGGCTCCCGATGCCGGGATACGTGGAGCCCGCGTGGATCGCGGTCCCTCCGATCGCGTCCACGCTCGCCCCGCTCACGGTCGACTCCCCAGTCGGACCGGTCGACGTACACATCTGGGCTCCGGAAGGCATCGCCCCGACGTTCGAGCTCCCGTTGCTGCTCGCGCACGACGGGCCCGAGTTCGCCGCGTACGCAGGTCTGACGCACTACGCCGGCGCGATGATCACGGACGGCAACCTGCCTCCGTTCCGGCTGGCCCTGGTCCATCCGACTTCACGGAACCTCTGGTACGCGGCTAACCCCCAGTACGCCGAGGCCCTGACGCAGTACGTCGTCCCAGCCGTGCAGAGGCAGTACGCGAGCCGCCGGCCCGTGATGATGGGCGCGAGCCTCGGCGCACTGGCGGCACTGCACGCGGAGTGGCAGTACCCGGGCACCTTCGCCGGGCTGTTCGTGCAGTCCGGGTCGTTCTTCACACCGGAGACCGATCCGCAGGAGTCCCGATTCGAGTACTTCGCCCAGGTCAGCGGCTTCGTCGCGGAGATGCTGACGGCAACCACGGCACCCAGTACGCCGCTGGTCGGGATGACGGCCGGGACAACCGAGGAGAACGTGCACAACAACCGCGTACTCGCGGCCCGGCTCGCCGAACTCGGGCTGTCCGTGACGCTGAACGAAACCCCCGACATGCACAACTTCACAGCGTGGCGGGATGTACTGGATCCTGAGCTCACTGAACTACTGCGGCAGACCTGGGGTGGGGCGGATGGAACGAGTGCAGGTCGAGTTGGAGGCGCCGGGGCTTGA
- a CDS encoding ATP-binding protein → MVSHGSQSTGVRLPGASAERQISARWLSPIRQRPDLVAAVLAAASLIGTMFYRGPADNGTGAWWLAEFVVSLGVVGVLARRGALAGGVALVVAIGASPLRLTLHLVPAVSARGVVIGCALCGGLAIVAAGIGWYLRSIEVRRTRAVLAARETQRLELARDLHDFVAHDVSGMVVQAQAALLVTDPVVTQDALRRIEAAGLRAMESMDRTVQLLHAAEAPYGFADLRALTERFTAPRATLELAVDSAPGPIEATVYRVVAEALTNVRRHAPGASTVEVVVTQTSTGLRLTVTDDGPAARKPKRDGHSGLGPSGRRRGSTGLSGPRGQRGGLSGPRGRRGGLGLVGLGERVDALGGELTAGPVDGRGWRVVAVFP, encoded by the coding sequence GTGGTGAGTCATGGCAGTCAGTCAACGGGGGTACGCCTGCCCGGCGCATCGGCTGAACGGCAGATCTCGGCGCGCTGGTTGTCGCCCATTCGGCAGAGACCGGATCTCGTTGCGGCAGTACTGGCTGCCGCGTCGCTGATCGGGACGATGTTCTATCGCGGGCCCGCGGACAACGGTACGGGCGCGTGGTGGCTGGCTGAGTTCGTCGTGTCGCTTGGTGTGGTCGGTGTACTGGCGCGGCGTGGTGCGTTGGCCGGTGGCGTCGCGCTGGTCGTGGCGATCGGGGCATCGCCGCTGCGGTTGACGCTGCACCTCGTACCGGCGGTGTCGGCGCGGGGCGTGGTGATCGGGTGCGCGCTCTGTGGTGGATTGGCGATTGTTGCTGCAGGCATCGGTTGGTACCTGCGGTCGATCGAGGTGCGGCGTACGCGCGCGGTGCTGGCCGCCCGCGAGACGCAGCGGCTGGAGCTCGCGCGGGACCTGCACGACTTCGTCGCCCACGACGTGAGCGGCATGGTGGTGCAGGCGCAGGCGGCGTTGCTGGTCACCGATCCGGTCGTCACGCAGGACGCGCTTCGGCGAATCGAGGCGGCCGGGTTGCGGGCGATGGAATCGATGGATCGGACCGTACAGCTGCTGCACGCGGCCGAGGCGCCGTACGGGTTCGCGGATCTGCGTGCACTCACCGAACGGTTCACCGCGCCGCGGGCGACGCTCGAACTGGCGGTGGACAGCGCGCCGGGGCCGATCGAGGCGACGGTGTACCGGGTGGTGGCGGAGGCGTTGACGAACGTCCGACGACACGCGCCCGGCGCGAGCACGGTGGAGGTGGTGGTGACACAAACCTCGACTGGCCTACGCCTGACCGTCACGGACGACGGCCCAGCCGCCCGGAAACCGAAGCGCGACGGGCACAGTGGACTGGGCCCAAGCGGCCGGCGCCGTGGGTCGACCGGTCTGAGCGGTCCGCGCGGTCAGCGCGGTGGTCTGAGCGGTCCGCGGGGTCGGCGTGGTGGACTGGGGTTGGTGGGTTTGGGTGAGCGGGTGGATGCGCTTGGGGGCGAGCTCACTGCTGGGCCTGTGGATGGGCGCGGCTGGCGGGTTGTGGCGGTGTTCCCGTGA
- a CDS encoding esterase family protein, producing MERVQVELEAPGLDRRGTLIRYGHFGRPVLVFPSEQGRAWDYENNGMVDAVAHLIEAGRVKLYCVDSYDHVSWSDRSIQLEVRARRHEFYESWIVNQVVPKIAADSPGVRDIITTGCSLGAYHALNFAFKRSDLFPIAICQSGNYDAASWHAWGERGDATYFNNPADYLPNLSGEHLEWLRKRLFILLTVGQGDWETHPTGSLPSARATAAVLEKQGIPHELDLWGYDVAHDWPWWRQQLARHLPRFC from the coding sequence ATGGAACGAGTGCAGGTCGAGTTGGAGGCGCCGGGGCTTGACCGCCGCGGCACGCTGATCAGGTACGGGCACTTCGGCCGCCCGGTGCTGGTCTTCCCGAGCGAGCAGGGGCGCGCCTGGGACTACGAGAACAACGGCATGGTCGACGCGGTCGCGCACCTGATCGAGGCCGGCCGGGTGAAGCTGTACTGCGTCGACTCCTACGACCACGTCAGTTGGTCCGATCGCAGCATCCAGCTGGAGGTACGCGCCCGGCGGCACGAGTTCTACGAGTCCTGGATCGTGAACCAGGTGGTGCCGAAGATCGCGGCGGACTCGCCCGGCGTACGCGACATCATCACCACCGGCTGCAGCCTCGGGGCGTACCACGCGCTGAACTTCGCGTTCAAGCGCTCCGATCTGTTCCCGATCGCGATCTGTCAGTCCGGGAACTACGACGCGGCCAGCTGGCACGCCTGGGGCGAACGCGGCGACGCGACGTACTTCAACAACCCGGCCGACTACCTGCCGAACCTGTCCGGTGAGCACCTGGAGTGGTTGCGCAAGCGGCTGTTCATCCTGCTCACGGTCGGTCAGGGCGACTGGGAAACGCATCCGACCGGCTCCTTGCCGTCGGCCCGCGCCACCGCCGCCGTACTGGAGAAACAAGGCATCCCTCATGAACTGGACCTGTGGGGGTACGACGTAGCACACGACTGGCCCTGGTGGCGGCAGCAGCTTGCGCGCCACCTACCCCGCTTCTGCTAA
- a CDS encoding protein-arginine deiminase family protein, producing the protein MTHHASIVRIAVLTLALSAGALPASALPTSTPMLRADANRDGVLTAADDARRAPAIMMANLDDDQSRCTSSGPRRLSDEVLAACNDAADEVVNGPEDLKDLAPVEIRPTVNSAGGTLAVDRPDKVRVFVQRAGRFVVLDGALTRAELRHGVRLAVEARDIVRDRAEWSGQAELRLRVGTRTDRLRLQVAPVLFENDTMPLRRVVVADPAAPATLEGQQGAGTEKPGQAAYERDLRNALDAEGLTRPFVRWPAGGDQWLGDMYKTAYMSMPAPGGKEHRMAVNLRAPGIPPQPPAPDRPLRDASRPVFTLLRGPDVAGIQEYDPERANDPESLQYYGSASSASNFGTLPPDRDNPLGRILYGGAGRFVPDGRFTGMLAAQGYQDPIMVDTTWLGVGHLDEFLHFVPSNGPRGWSAVVADPALGMGLLRRLDATGHGGDPLVRGVDPAKTDHPGLTVSAALRLPELVDGTRIATAGVAKALRQLRDQAGLTERDIVRVPALFKRLEIPAGYPRDNLTVTALPDAANGVSTGTGAYLAPRQHGPRRNGRDVFESATEQALGRAGVRVRWIEDWEFAHHVGTAGGEIHCVTNVERDLSGTRAWWKE; encoded by the coding sequence ATGACTCACCACGCCAGCATCGTACGCATCGCCGTACTCACTCTCGCCCTGTCAGCGGGCGCCCTGCCGGCGAGTGCACTGCCGACATCCACGCCAATGCTCCGCGCCGACGCCAACCGGGACGGTGTCCTCACCGCTGCCGACGATGCCCGCCGCGCTCCGGCGATCATGATGGCCAACCTTGACGACGACCAGTCCCGCTGTACCAGCTCGGGTCCGCGCCGGCTGTCCGACGAAGTACTTGCCGCCTGCAACGATGCCGCCGACGAGGTGGTGAACGGACCCGAGGATCTGAAAGATCTGGCTCCGGTCGAGATCCGGCCGACCGTGAACAGCGCCGGCGGTACGCTCGCCGTCGACCGCCCGGACAAGGTTCGCGTCTTCGTCCAGCGGGCCGGCCGTTTCGTCGTACTCGACGGCGCCCTGACGCGGGCCGAGCTGCGGCACGGGGTCCGGCTGGCGGTCGAGGCCCGCGACATCGTCCGCGACCGCGCCGAGTGGTCCGGACAGGCCGAGCTCCGGCTCCGGGTGGGTACGCGAACCGATCGGCTCCGGCTGCAGGTGGCGCCGGTGCTGTTCGAGAACGACACGATGCCGCTCCGGCGCGTGGTCGTCGCCGATCCCGCGGCACCGGCGACGCTCGAAGGACAGCAGGGCGCGGGTACGGAGAAGCCCGGCCAGGCCGCGTACGAACGCGATCTGCGCAATGCGCTTGACGCGGAAGGGCTGACCCGGCCCTTCGTACGCTGGCCCGCGGGCGGTGATCAATGGCTCGGCGACATGTACAAGACGGCGTACATGTCGATGCCCGCGCCCGGTGGAAAGGAGCACCGGATGGCGGTGAACCTCCGCGCACCGGGCATCCCGCCGCAGCCGCCGGCGCCGGACCGCCCGCTGCGTGACGCTTCGCGACCGGTGTTCACGTTGCTCCGCGGTCCGGACGTCGCCGGCATTCAGGAGTACGACCCTGAGCGCGCCAACGACCCGGAGAGCCTGCAGTACTACGGTTCGGCCAGCTCGGCCAGCAACTTCGGCACGCTTCCGCCTGACCGCGACAATCCGCTCGGGCGCATCCTGTATGGCGGCGCGGGAAGGTTTGTTCCGGATGGGCGGTTCACCGGGATGCTGGCGGCACAGGGGTACCAGGATCCGATCATGGTCGACACGACCTGGCTGGGGGTCGGGCATCTGGACGAGTTCCTGCACTTCGTACCGTCGAACGGGCCGCGTGGCTGGTCCGCGGTCGTGGCGGATCCTGCTTTGGGTATGGGCCTCCTGCGACGGCTGGACGCGACCGGTCACGGCGGCGATCCGCTCGTACGCGGTGTGGACCCGGCGAAGACCGATCATCCTGGACTGACTGTCAGCGCGGCGCTTCGGCTGCCCGAACTTGTCGACGGCACCCGGATCGCGACGGCCGGGGTCGCGAAGGCGCTTCGGCAGTTGCGTGATCAGGCTGGTCTCACCGAGCGTGACATCGTCCGCGTGCCGGCCCTGTTCAAGCGGTTGGAGATCCCGGCGGGGTACCCGCGCGACAACCTCACCGTCACCGCGCTGCCCGACGCGGCGAACGGTGTCAGCACCGGGACCGGGGCGTACCTCGCGCCGCGGCAGCACGGGCCGCGGCGGAATGGGCGGGATGTGTTCGAGTCGGCGACGGAGCAGGCGCTGGGCCGGGCCGGGGTTCGGGTGCGCTGGATCGAGGACTGGGAGTTCGCGCATCACGTGGGCACCGCGGGCGGTGAGATCCACTGCGTCACCAACGTCGAACGGGATCTGAGCGGCACCAGGGCGTGGTGGAAGGAGTAA